In Anopheles bellator chromosome 2, idAnoBellAS_SP24_06.2, whole genome shotgun sequence, the genomic stretch tttatttcaactcAAAGTTCTGCACCAAAATACACATTAAACCGTTGATAAATTTCATGTCgcttcataaaaaaaatgtttttaaaccGTTTCTGTTTGTCTTCTAGATCAACGAGACTTCACTTTTCTGATCCATCCCACATCCGAATGTTGTACGCAACGATTTGGCTTAACGAATTATCCAACATTGAAGCATTTCTACGACTTATTGGTTTGGTCGCTTGTTTCCGAGTCATGATCCTGAATCCAATCGAAGTCATGCTCACCATTCTGAGACTGATATTGGTTcaataaaactttaaaattgTTTCGCAGAAAATTGTAGTTGGGAGTGGTAGTGTAACGTAACTTGTAGCAATAGTGCATGTACTTGAAAATCTCGGTTGGCAGATTCTTGCAAAGAATTTCGGGTGTTGAAGACAGTTTTTTCTGGTAAACCTTTTTGAGTTTCTCCACCTTCGAAAAAGCTTTGATGTTCTGCCATGGTAGGTATCCCAGGATGAACTTCACAAGCATGTATCCGAGTGACAAGAGGTCGTCTCGACGGCTCAACTCTCGTCCTTGGTGTGCATGAATCGACGCATAGCGAACAGTGCCGACGAAGGAACCGACAAATTTATCCGGGATGTGCCGTTTCCGGGATGAGTCCCAAAAAGGCTTAGCCAATCCATAATCAATCAGGTGAACGATGTGGGCCTTTTCGTTGCAGCCCATCACAAAGTTTTGCGGCTTAATATCTCGATGCACATAGCCGTACTTGTGAAGCAGTTCAATTCTGTCGATCATTTGCATGCCCAGCTGCAAAGCGGTAGGGAACGAAAAGCGTCTGCCGCATGTCGTCAACAGTGAATCCAAGGAGTCCCCCAACAGTTCCATTATCAGCACCTGCACCTGTCGATTCTCGTCCGTCTCGCAGAGATACACTTGGGCGATCCCTTGCTGGCCCTGTAGCGCCAAATACAGATTGTACTCTTGAAGAATCAGTCCCGGCGCCGGGATTTTAGACTCTATTTTAATGGCCACTTTAACACCCGTTGCGATATCCTCGGCACGATACACGTCGCCAAATGTGCCAGATCCAAGCTTGAACTCGATGCGGTACTTCTTCAGCACGAGTTCACCCTTCGGAATTCTtcggccattgttttgcgtttgcaCAACGCTGTCCTCCATGATTGAATACAGATTTTGCAGCAAACACAATGCTTCGACCAGCGGTACAGCTGTCAAAATACTGAAGTAAAACTCGTTTGTCGAGGTCTACTGTGTTGAGCAGAACAATAGTAAGCTTCGAATGCGAAGTCAAACCAAATAAACCAATATTGTCTTATGAATATTATTGCTTGACAGGaggtttcgttttatttaagTGTTTTGTCTGAATTTTAGTTccactttcgatcgatttcgatcgtACTGCGTCATTcaaacaaacgtcaaacgtcaaatcGGAAGCAGTAGATATTTTCGAGATGACAGCTTAACATTAGTAACGGCGAgattttcaattgttttttttattcaacatttttttaatcctTTAATCTTATGCATAATACTTTGATTAGCTACATTTAATTCCATACTTTATTCGACTAATTAACTAATTAATCAGCTGAACTTTTATTAATGtttgtcaaaattaaaaatcataGTTGCCAATTGATGttgtacagggtggtcaaataagACCTTCCACTTTGGAagtaagtttttaatatttcccagcTTTCTTCAAGCGTACAGCGACCAATTTCGTAAATGTGTTTACTAAATGtctacaatttccagaatcaAGTTTAACGTTTTAAACATCAAATAATGGGTAGTTAAAGTTATTATTAAAGTAGTTATTAAACATTTGACTATTATTATTCATCTATCAGGCAAGCTTACGTTTGAACACCGTCTGTCGGGTCCGTTAGTTTTCAATATTGGTTTTAAATAACTGCCGATAACTCAAAGCAAGAACATGACAGTAAATTTTCTTCTGTATCTATATTTCCATAGCAGACAAGAAAACTTGTTCAGGTGGATACAATCGATCATCAATAAAGTCAATGCACGGTAAATGGATAAACTGGACACGCATAATAATACAACGCATCTCACTCAAACTAGTTCGTACATGAATACGAATTAACAAAAGGAAGCAACCTGTAATTAGG encodes the following:
- the LOC131207437 gene encoding casein kinase I-like, which produces MEDSVVQTQNNGRRIPKGELVLKKYRIEFKLGSGTFGDVYRAEDIATGVKVAIKIESKIPAPGLILQEYNLYLALQGQQGIAQVYLCETDENRQVQVLIMELLGDSLDSLLTTCGRRFSFPTALQLGMQMIDRIELLHKYGYVHRDIKPQNFVMGCNEKAHIVHLIDYGLAKPFWDSSRKRHIPDKFVGSFVGTVRYASIHAHQGRELSRRDDLLSLGYMLVKFILGYLPWQNIKAFSKVEKLKKVYQKKLSSTPEILCKNLPTEIFKYMHYCYKLRYTTTPNYNFLRNNFKVLLNQYQSQNGEHDFDWIQDHDSETSDQTNKS